In the Necator americanus strain Aroian chromosome X, whole genome shotgun sequence genome, TTTATTCTCTTTGCACGTGGAGCGTTTCGTATCAATTtcatataaacaaataaatcaatgCAAATGACCGTAATAGGATATATTTGTTTAAAGTGAGTTTATTATAacaatatcagaaaaaaatattccgaTCACAATCCAGTTCCCCACGTTTCTATGGAAGGAGTAGCAGCGAATCAATTAATTATGAAGTTTCTTTGTCTTAAAAGGGTCATTTTACGAATCCTTGGAATTGAATGGATCCTAGCCGTAATATCGGGCTATTACTAGCCCGCAGTATATTAcatctattactattatatatttatatatatatatatatattatgaCGTAATACATTACTATCATAATAATTTCATTactataatatttattattattacttggTTCATTATTTACTATCCATTCTGAACCACTGTTGTTTTCCCATAGCTTTCGTACATGCCGTATAATGCTGTTTTTcttaatcaatgaaaatttctagtAATTCGACCGGATGTGCTTGTATTCACAGGCGAcaaatgaaatttgttttaGCGTTATATGAAACACTGAGCCAAGATTTTTAGTGATGCTTaatatcttttatttattattactatttatccAGTGTATTGGTGTCGCCGCCTATTTCGAAACttagaaaatccaagaaatatgCAATTGACCCTCGCAAACACTCCGTCACGAAACACTAAAACAAAGTAATCGATGTTAAAATTTGAGCAAAGTCGTAATTTTGCATTCCACAAGgttaaagattaaaaaaaaagagaaggtatAATGATAGATTTTCTGTCAAGTTATGTATTGGCGAAAATCTTCTGATTTTATGAAATTATTAGTAGAATTCTTCTCATGGCCGTGCCAAATCTTCCATAAAAGTGTTCTTCATCCATATTTAAAAcctaaaaaagaatcaaaaggtaagaaaaatgtgatgaaaaaaattattcgagAAGGAAATTCACACCTAAATggtaagaaataaagaaagaaatgaaaggacgATGAATACATTGAATTTGAAttacattaaataaatagtattaaataaatacatttgaagaaatgaaaggacgATGAATACATTAATTGTCTCCTAAGCTTTCATCCAACAAATTGTAAAATGCgaaatttgtagtttttttttatttcgacgAAACCTAATCTTTCATTGTGGATACCTACTGGGATCCTTGATGAAATTTGATCGTTGATCACATCGTTGATGTCAGAGATCGCAATAATTGCCGCGCATTCTTTCGTCCGTTCACGTGCCTGAGTTTGAGTTTGCGTTTCGAATTATTCAGTCGAGGAACGAACGAGAAAAAGGAGGCTCCTTGCaagaattcaacaaaaaagaaagattgttagcAGAAGCAgcgaaaaaggagaaggagaGCGATAGAAAGAGGAATGAAATGAGTCTTTTCGACAATCTCAATTGACTATGTGTACACTGAAATTTTAGATTTACTCATCCAGAATTCATCTAGAATACTTAAAAATTACATGCCTTTTCAATCGGTTCAATTTCCCCTATGCATATTTGCGAAAGTTTTTGGCTTCGCTGCGTTAAGGCAATTTCTCCACCTCGTTTGATTCCATCAATATCACTTAGTTTGGTGAGGAATCTTTCCAGTCGGCAGCTAGTTGCGATTTGTTTGCAGGATGCGCTATCCGTGACTCATTGTACCAGGATACATTTGTATCACGATCATTTTCCGCCATTCCCACCATTGTTATCGGCGACGACGAATGTTGATGACATGTTCGACTGCAACAGCTTAGCGCTGATTAACAATGGGTTTCGCTTTAAGGCGCAACGGGATCTTCCTGGATCACAAGCGTTCGCGTTCATCCACAAAGTCTCAATACGtcacatttgcgcaagcgcgATTGTGTTGAAGTGTCAGTCAGTCTCTCCGAGGGCGATCGATGCTTGCGAGGACACCCCACGTGTACGCTCTGACTCATACGTGTTAGTTAGACCCACGAGGAAATTTCTTGTAGAATGCGTGCCAGAATTTTGTGGATCCTCCTTCGGCTATTGTTGCTAAAATTACATCACTTTCATATTCATCCGTTTCCAATCCGCATACTTGATCATCCTTCATTTTCGTTTgcggattttttctttagtttttaaCGATCATTTCTTATCAGTATGACGTCGTAGGCGAGACTCTCTTGCGAAATTCCGATCCGCAACATGTTTATGGATGACACAgtttatattatgttatttaaAACACTTAAAATGTGTCATCGCTCTAGCGTTCGTCACCTGGACTCATTTATTATCCTGTGCCACTGTTATGctgatttctgtttttcgttttatttgacttcatttcttttccattgtgttttaatatatatatatatatatatatatatatattctctTTGAAATCCCGCTCTGGGACTAGTTCTCGTTATTTCGAACAAATCGAACCTTTCAAACCAGTTTGTGATCTTGTAACGAAAATCCCGTACGAATGTTAAATCCGGCATTATAATTGCGATTGGAGCGAACATAGGattcgaaaagagaaaagaaagttttttttttccagaaatcggTTTGTAGAATTTGATATTCCCTGCAATGAAAGTGGGGAAATATTTTTGGTGTCAGCCCTCTGAGgtggaaatttcattttcatgctAATCCAAGTAagataaaacataaaaaataaaatattgaagaaTGTAAAAGTGATGACAAAGCAAAGTTTCTCTTCTAGCAACTGTCCGGGATTACAATTTTTATGTGCCattaaaaattccttttaaaaattagCTTACATTCCTATAAATATGTCGATCTCCGTTGGTGTGTCATTTGATTAGCGTTCGGATTTTTTCGGACTCCATAATTCCTTCGATTATCATGTGAGAGataaaaggggaaaaaattgacaaaaaaaattgcttatcGTAGACATAACGTAAGTGAATCCCACGTAGAGAGCGGAAGATACGCTCTCTGCTGTTTTGATCATCAATATTCCATCTTTTCTGTCATTTGCACCTaatatttccaagaaaaaaaaacttggtttTGTGTAATGTacttttccattcattctaATGTGTTTTCAACTGATTCATCGGCGATAAGAATCCTAATGAGGTGTTTTTGGAGACAGGCTCAAATCAGCACTCTTCTTCTCGATTTCCAAGCACTATCCTAAATAATTTCTCTCGAAATTATTATTCGGAGTGGTTTTCCATACATAGCGTTCCTCAGGACATATTATCCGAAAGAAATCCTAGTTGTCCAttttcgactgtccttgaatctttgcatgttgaatacgtagtttttttattgatttggaATCCTagttgttttcaaattataacctcttttttcaagaattacaATAAACTCGATTGTGACAGGCGATCCTAAACATCTGCTACTCATTTCCTCGtgaatctttgattttttttttcaattgacaTTCACTTCACCAATTggcatttcaattttttatttcttattttcattctccagaaaaaaaagtatgtgtCGTTCACACATGCGTTGTGTAAATACCACATGATTCTTTTCGTCtctcacgttttttttcctggcgtGTTTTAAAACTAGCACACAATCGTTCGTATGAAATTAGGTCATATATTCAAGGATTCATCGACGATATGTGTTGATTTCCAGTAATCATACTCATTCGTGATTCTTCATGCggtatttttctttatcattatatttattctagTATTACTTATGTAAAAATATGCACCTTAAGGTTTCCATTTATATACTTAAAACCGGATTAGTTGCCCTActcttctatttgtttattttacggCAAAATTATTCGCAACATTTGTTAAACGAGAGAATAAGAGATGTCCTTGGATCTTTAAGCACCAATGTTCCTAGTCGTATATGACAAGAACAGGAATATCGAAATTTgggacaaacaaaaaaacggaATCCACGATAAGTTTCGCTATGAAATTCTCTACTACATCGTGTACCTATctgctttcatcttttttcaatttgtaaATTATCCAGTTGTGGAATCTTACCATAACTCTAATTATATGCTGTATTAATTTCAACTGTTCAAATGAAGTTATTAAAATTATACAattgtgttattattattaatcaatTATTAAAATCATCTCAAAATTATCAACGATAATCAGATTTTATTCTCATAACCAGTGTGACCGTCGCGTTACTATGTGCAACCATGCCAACCGAAAGAGTTTTACTTGTAACTCATTGATTATATTTTCAGGTAATATGAGTGAACCTCCTCCAGCTTATGAAGGTCGGTTGAATGTGTTCGTGTATTATTTACATTAGTTAGTCATCATCTCATATTACCATATTACTCTTATCTCATTCGTTCTGGATAAAAGTGGAATTTCAAATCAATAACGTCTCATTTCTGATTCCGCACAAGCGTTAACACACAACGTCATCCATAACGCTCTATTTTGTTTGAATATCACTACCCGAGAACGGCCCCCCCTCGTTCGAATGCAAACACTGAAAAGCAGTCTTGTATTGATACCCATGGTTGCTTGCTTATGTAAAAATTCACTTAGTAAAAATCTGTATTTTCAGCTTTACAAAATCCATACGTTCCAACCGAAACGAAACAACCGGCTACAAATCCTGAATTTCCACCAAATCCAACATTTCCAGCTGGAAATTACGCACCACCACCGACAATGCAGCATCCTGGTAAGttacttttccttcttcgaTAGAAATCTATgcatttttctcctgtttaCACAAAAATGTCAAGTAGACTATTACATGTTTATTCTTTCGTGGATGTATATGGTCCATATTATGGAGAAGGTCAGTTATCCTGGAAGACAACAAAGTAGCACTCTATCAGCTAAAATATCTAGTACAGTATGCGAAACTTGCTGAATTTCGATTGAATTGATAACCGCAAGAGTTTAGCTTCAGGATTTTGTCCTCCCTCCTTCCGATCTGCATTATTTTCAGAGACAAATTAGTTTTTGGGAAATCTTTGAGTACAACTCCTTTTTCTATGAATATTCTAATTTTCAATTCCAATTCTACTTAGAAAATCTACAACATCCTTTTGTAAATTCATTATCCTGGTTTCAAGAAGTACAGCACTTGGATGAATCcgaaggagattttttttacattagcATGAAGATGTTAATGTTGTCcagtatatattttttaacgtaattttctgaattttgctGTACAATGCTTATTCTTGAAAAGTGCTTCCGTTGGGAAAGAGACCTTGTAGAATTACAGTGGAATTCGGGTCAAGGATAACCAGGTGGAACGATGAGCGATGGAAATTCTTGACCCGCTCATTGTATTTTTAAGTGTTGAGACTCGCGCACTGAGGAGGTGcgatttttcaaagatgatTCCTTTAATGACAGGCACTTCGAAAATAACACAGTGGACTGTCGGGGTGGGCAAAAacgtgggatttttttttttgcgggatGGAAACATTTCGATATCTAGATGAGTCAGCTGATCCAGTACTTCACGTCTATATGGCTTCCATTAAGAATCGTATAGAAAAATCTAAGATTCTGCAAGGTCAAGACAATGAATATGGACTGAAAATTTCGAGAACTTGGGGACAATCCTAGGATCGAAccattataaaaattatactGAAAAACTTTAGGTTTTATGCGGTTCAGATCGTTCATATCAGTAATTCTCAGCTAAATTTTAGGCATTTTCCGAGCTTCCCAACTTCACCTGAGCCTAATTACTAAAACTGTACtgatttgaatattttttctttcgaacatGAATCAGGAGGAATATTTGAGATCACGTGTAAACACTTTTCACATTAAATCCACACTTGggagtgaatgaatgattgtTTTCACCTAAGCTTACGGGGAATAAACATGGTAATAACAGCCATATAAATTTTAATGGATATGAGTTACATTGcggaaaattgttgaaaactgaaaaaaagttaaattgaTGTCGCATGTCAgtaacctttttttctggctaaatttttaaaatgatctaCGCAACGTTAAACTAATGTACGAGTTTACCGCACTGCAGTCCCACAATTTGCATTTTCACGTGAAATCTGCACGTTTATGTGTATTAACCTGTATAGTGCCGTAAACTCGTCCACACACCCCAAAATAGattcatttgaaaatcattaaataaatatcatttcTAACTACATAAAGGCCAATCTTATTGGGTCGATTTCAGTTGGGGATGGATCCAGAATCCAGGTGGCAAAAATATCCCTAAATaacttcaattaattttttgaataggaAAGGTTCAAGGAAATGTTGTACGGATTCTTTCTGCAAGATAAATTTGACGGTTACTGCATTTGGGTTCCGCAAAGGTTCATTCTcgatatttttgtttcctaaAAGTTTTTCGaagctttttttgcaaataaacaaaaatgagaCCCTACAAGTAGTAAGCTAGTATGTTTGTAACGTAAACCTTATGAAGTTGGCTAAATCTCTTTCGTTTTCCTTTCGAAGAGGCCATGGGAGCCAGTACTCCGTCCCCCGTCCCTAGTAGTAGTCTGGACCATTGCTGAAAGAACCTTCACtcttgaacggttggcgaaatgaTCCTCACCTACTTGAGCTGGAGCCtgtgagctaaaccccctccACCTGAGGAgtgtccggcttctccctatcgcacctaagGCGGTGACGTTCAAATtttcttacaattttttttaattttttattttcaacaaataatGATTTTTGTCCAGAGTACTGTCGAGTACTCCTTCAATgtatatccttttttttcagcaggaGCACCAGGATATGTGCCAGGTCCTGTTCATACCGTAGTGGTCGGATCGATCGCCTTTAATCAAAATCCGATGTCCATGACATGTCCTCACTGCCATCAACAAGTaacaatttctaaatttttattgttttaaatATTATGTGATGATTTCTGAAGATCCCGAAAATCTTGCTAGTTTGCCCTTGCATCGCTGACGCTGAATATATTCAAACGGGTGACCGAGATTTGCTTTTGACTGAAATAAGGGTGAGAAAAATCCGGAAGATAAAAGCGTGCCGAGACAAGCAGGAGCGCGAGTTGAACCGGACGCGTCGCGCTCATGGGGATGAACATATTCGGTTCCCTGTATACTTAAAGACAATCACGTACAATCTGTTATAGATCCTCTCGAAAACTTCGCCAAAAAGTGGATTACTCACATGGTTGTTATGCGGTG is a window encoding:
- a CDS encoding hypothetical protein (NECATOR_CHRX.G25865.T1), with amino-acid sequence MVGMAENDRDTNARERTKECAAIIAISDINDVINDQISSRIPCFVTECLRGSIAYFLDFLSFEIGGDTNTLDK
- a CDS encoding hypothetical protein (NECATOR_CHRX.G25866.T2), whose product is MFDCNSLALINNGFRFKAQRDLPGSQAFAFIHKVSIRHICASAIVLKLIILIRDSSCGNMSEPPPAYEALQNPYVPTETKQPATNPEFPPNPTFPAGNYAPPPTMQHPAGAPGYVPGPVHTVVVGSIAFNQNPMSMTCPHCHQQILSKTSPKSGLLTWLLCGGMALFGCWLCCCIPFCVDSCQDTEHHCPNCGKFLGTYRRI
- a CDS encoding hypothetical protein (NECATOR_CHRX.G25866.T1), whose amino-acid sequence is MSEPPPAYEALQNPYVPTETKQPATNPEFPPNPTFPAGNYAPPPTMQHPAGAPGYVPGPVHTVVVGSIAFNQNPMSMTCPHCHQQILSKTSPKSGLLTWLLCGGMALFGCWLCCCIPFCVDSCQDTEHHCPNCGKFLGTYRRI